Proteins encoded within one genomic window of Bacillota bacterium:
- the grpE gene encoding nucleotide exchange factor GrpE, whose amino-acid sequence MKDKVGRAENKAMDGKQNDPGADVGEETEPTVSDSPDSDSATMTEEQQLEQLQLEKEEMVALAQRVQADFDNYRKRMSTEKEEIRAFALFDFMTAMIPILDDFDHALKTATERGVSGTYVEGMEMIRKKILQLFEQQGVTEIEAHGQVFDPHYHEAAMQTDEGEAEPNTVIEVFRKGYIMKGRILRPAVVKVHKGT is encoded by the coding sequence TTGAAAGATAAAGTTGGCAGGGCAGAAAACAAGGCGATGGACGGGAAGCAAAATGATCCCGGGGCAGATGTTGGGGAGGAAACAGAACCAACGGTTTCGGATAGCCCTGATAGTGATAGCGCCACGATGACAGAGGAACAGCAGCTGGAGCAGTTGCAACTGGAAAAGGAAGAGATGGTCGCACTTGCACAGCGTGTGCAGGCTGATTTTGATAATTATCGCAAAAGGATGTCTACCGAAAAGGAGGAAATCCGCGCCTTTGCACTCTTTGATTTCATGACGGCGATGATCCCCATCCTGGATGATTTCGACCATGCGCTGAAGACAGCCACCGAGAGGGGGGTGTCCGGCACATACGTGGAAGGGATGGAAATGATCCGCAAAAAGATACTCCAGCTGTTCGAGCAGCAGGGGGTTACGGAGATAGAGGCCCATGGGCAGGTTTTTGATCCCCATTACCATGAGGCGGCTATGCAGACCGATGAAGGCGAGGCGGAACCGAATACAGTGATAGAGGTTTTCCGGAAAGGATATATAATGAAGGGACGGATATTGCGTCCGGCAGTAGTCAAGGTACACAAGGGAACTTGA